TCAGGAACCAAACGACCTGCGTCTTGATCGCCTCGGCGGCGTCGATGCCGAACCACGGTTCGTTCATCGGTCGCGGACGCATCACGAGTTCTTTGACGATTTGCACCCACAAACCGCCCAACAGCACAACGATGCCGAGTGTCAGGAAGTTTTTCGGCCAATTTTTACGGTCGAAGGCGTAAAGGCCCAGTGCGCCGAATATGGGCAACACGAGGCCGTCACCAAGGTTGGTCAGTACGCCGAAGATGGTGTCCAGCGCGGGATTCGACCACCCGCTGTTGATCAGGCAGAAGAGATAGCGGTCGATTTCGGCGATCCGCTCGACCACGTCACCACACCAATTTCCACTCGAAGTAGACCTGCGCCGCGTCGTGTGCGTTCGTGCGGAAATAGTCGCCGGTCATAAACAAGTGGCCGCCGTAGACGGCGAAAATCACGTTGTTGGAGAACAGGTAGTCGACCCGGGCGTCCAGCTCCCAACCGATTTCGGCGTCGTTGGTGTCGGGATTCTGCTCCGCCGCGCGTAGATAACCCCAACTCACGTAGTAGTGATGGTTGTCTTGAAAACCGAGATCGAGACCCAGGTTGGCGAAGATCGTATTTTCGATGCCGCCGCTGCCCAGGCCGTCGCGCAGCCGCCCCGGCACGCCGGCGCCCGGGGAAAGGTGCTCGTACACCGAGAAGTAGCCGCGAGTGATGTACTCGTCCATCAGGTCGTCACGGATACCGAAGTCGTTGTCCGGCGCGAAGAACCCTTCGTAGTCGATGGTGTCCGGGTCGTCGCCCGAACCGTACCCGGTGGTCAGCGCCAGCGTGTCCGCGCCGGTAATCGCGTAGTCGGCCTTCACGATGCCGCCGAAGCCCTTGAAATTGATGTCCTGCGTTCCCTCGACGTCGTCATTGGCCAACAGCTTGCCGAACTGGTGATCGTACTCGGCGTTGAGCGTCAGATCGCCGAATTGGCCGACCCAGTTCGCGCCGAGGTTCCATTGCTGGCTCTCTTGGCTCGTGTATTTCTCCTGCGTGAACTCCGGCAGCAGTCGCAACGGGCTGTTGGGGGCGACGACGTTCGGGAACTGCGTCACTTTCCAATCGTTCACCCAACCAAAGGCCTGCACTTTGTGGTTGTCGTTGATTTGACTTTGGATCCACGCCAAGAACGTGTCTTCATCGTCGTTCCACTTCATTTTCATTTCGTAGTTTTCGCCCTCGTACTGGCGCACGGCCCCGAGACCGGCGGTCAGCCACTTGGGGCCGAAGTAGGTGTAGGCGCCGTCATGCTCGTTACCCATAATGAGGCGGTTGCCGAGGAAATCGATCGGCATGCGGCCGAACACGAGGTACATGGGGATCGGGTAGAGGTCGATGCGCGTATACAGTTCGCGGAAATACAGGTCCACCCGGTCGAACTTGGCCTGACCGTTGCCGCCGACCACCGGCGCTTGCGAGCCCCAAACGATATCGCCCAGTTGCATGAGCATGATCAGGTCGGCGGTGTCGCCGAAGTTGAACGTCGTTTCCATCTGCAGGCGTTGATCCCACCAGCCGTAGTCATTGCTGAGTGTCGATTCAGGATCGTAGGCGAAGACGCGTTCGCCGCCGAAATTCGTATAGGCGTTGCGGGTGTTCGCCTCGACCAGGGCGCGGCTGCGGAACTCGCCGTGGAAGGTGAAATACCAACCGTTGGCCAGCGCGACGCCGTCGCGGTCGCGATCCCAATCCAAGCCCTCGATATGCCCCGGTTTCGGATTGCGCGGCTGGTTTTCCAATTCTTCGATTCGCTTCTCCAGGGTTTCGATTTTTTTCTGCAGATCGACTTGATTCGAATCGTCGTCTCGATCTTCGGTGTCGCCTTGGTCGTCCTGGTCGTCCTGATCGCCGTCGTCTGCGGCAGCGCTTGCCGCGGCGAAGCAGAACAGCACGAAAAGCACCATCAACAGGCGCAAGCAGTTACGTTGTTGCACAGCCATAGCTCCTTACGATTGCGAAACGCCGACAAGCGAAATCGCATGGGCGTCCGCCGCGGCATAGACTTTCTCGGGTTCGAGCAGCAACACGGCCCCGGCCTCCACCGCCAGCGCCGTCGCCCCAACACGCGCCAGGGTCGAGATCGTACTCGGCCCGATGGTCGGCACGTCGAAGCGCGGGTCTTGCTTCGGCCGCGAAACTTTGCACACGGTCAGGCCTCTTCCGGCGAGCTTTCCCGCGCGGCGTACGCACGCGTCAGTATGCTCGAAGGCTTCCACGGCGATCACCGTCCCGGCCTTCACGGCCACGGCCTGGCCGATGTCGTAGCCGGCGACGGCGGTTGCCACTTCGAATCCTAAAGCGATATCGCGCGCGACTTTATCCCCCGGGGTCGGCCCTGCCAAGTGGCCTTCGGGAACGAGTAAATCGGCGAGGATAATCGTCTGTTTCGCCACACGCATACCGCGGCTCTTCAACTCATCGGCGATCACGCCGAACAGGGAAGAATCCTGGCGATCGGGCAGCCGGGCCAGCATGGTCAGAGCGGCGGCGTCGAACTCGATATCGGCGAAATTCAACTGCTTGTCGACCTTGCCGATCAGCAATATTTCTTTGACGCCGTGTTGGGTAAAGTAGTCAAGCATCGCCCCGGCGTGGCCGACGCTTAACGTGACGCATTGGTCGCAATACCGGCCGAGTTTCTTTTGACCCGTTTCGGCGAATTGCACGGCGACGACCGGCCGCCCGGCCGCGCGAACGGTCTTCGCGGCCATGAGCGGCATTTTGCCCGCGCCGGCCAATATTCCGAGAGGGGCTTTTGTCGCCACGTTACGCATCCCGAATTTTCTCGAGCACTTTGAGCGCGACTTTCAAGCTGCGCAATTCCTTATCGACGCTGATCAGCCGGTCGCCGTTGGCCATGGCGTTGTCGAGAAAGTGCTGAATCTCGTGCTTGAGCGGGTTGCCGCGGTGTACGAACAAACGTTCGATGACGCTTTCCTGGCGGTAGTTCAGCGAGTTGCTCATGATCTGGTAGCTGCTGCTGGCGCCGCGGTGGATTTGAATGTCTTGTGTGGCGTAATCCAAGTGGATGTAGGCGTCGCGTTGCTGCACGTCCAGGGTGCGGATCTTCTCTTCGCTGACACGGCTGGCGAGCAACGAGCCCATCGCGCCGTTTTCAAAATCGATATGCAGGCTGACGATGTCCTCGTAATCGCTTCGCACCTTGCGGCCCATGACGTGCAGGTCGGCCACGGGTTTGTCGACCAGATTCAGGACGATATCGATGTCGTGAATCATCAGGTCCATCACGACGCCGGTTTGGACGCTGCGCCCGGTCCACGGGCCGATGCGGCGGCTCTCGACCAAAAACGGATTGCTGATAATCTTTTTCATTTCCTGCAACGCGCCGTTGAAACGCTCGACGTGGCCGATGTGCAGCGCGAGATTGCGCTTGGCGGCCAGTTCGAAAAGTTGCTCGGCTTCGGCGAGGGTCGGCGTAACCGGCTTTTCCAGCAAGACGTGGATATCGTGCTCAAGGAAATCCTTGGCGACCGCGAAATGCAGTTCGGTGGGTACGGCGATGGACACGACGTCTACCTTACCGAACAGGTTGCGGTAGTCGGTGAACCACGGGTAGTTAAACGGCGCGGCGGTGGCTTCGGCCTTTTCGGGGTCGGTGTCGCAGACGCCGATCACTTCGACTTTGAACAGTTCGCTGTAGGCTACGACGTGGTAACGGCCCATGTGACCGACACCGACGACTCCGGCGCGAATTTTCTCAGGTGTTTGCGTCAACGTTCCTTCCTCCTGGCAATGCCGCGTTCGCTGGCCGCGATGAAGTCGAGAAAGCGCTCCACTTCGGGCACCAGCGGTACCTCAGCGCATACTTTATCGATCGCATTGGGTAGCGACAGCGGTAATAGAAAGATGATGCGATACATCTGCTGTAACGCTCGCCGCGCCGCTTTGTCGACGCCGTTGCGTTGCATGCCGATGATGTTAAGACCGCGCGGTTGAGCCGGCGCGCCCTGCATGACGAGATAGGGACACACGTCCCTGCCGGTCAGCGCACCGCCGCCGAGCATGGCCATCGTGCCGATGCGCACTCCCTGATGGGCCCCGGAGTAACCGCCGAGCAGCACGCGATCCTCGATGTGACAATGCCCGGCCAGACCGGCGCAGTTGGTCAAAACGACGTGGTTACCCACGCGGCAATCGTGCCCCACGTGGCTGTATGCCATGAAGTAGTTGTGATCGCCGATACGAGTCGGCGTGTCGGGCGACGTGGCGCGGTGCATCGTCGCGTACTCGCCGAACCAGTTGTCATTTCCGATTACCAATTCGGTCTTTTCGCCGCGGTAGGACAGATGCTGCGGGTCGCCGCCCAGCACGGTCCCGGCCTTCACGACATTGTTCTGGCCGACCGTCGTCCACCGGCGGATCACCGCGTGCGACTCCAGGCGAGAGCCCGCGCCTACCACGGTGTCGGCTTCGATCACGCAGAACGGACCCACCTGGACGCCCTCGCCCAACTCGGCTTTCGGATCGATGATCGCGGTGGGGTGGATGAGCGCCACGTTCACTTCCCTTCCAGTTCGTCCACACGGCGTTCGAGGCGCTTGAGGGTCTTGAGCGCGGTCGGCATTTTGGTCAACGCTGCCAGTTCCCGTTTCCAATCCATGTGGTTCTTGGCCGGCATGCCGGCGACGACCGACCCATCGGGCAGATCCTTCGTAACGCCGCTCAGCGGGCCGACGACGCAGCCTTTGCCGATACGCCCGTGGGGCACGACCGCAACGCGCCCGGCGAGGATGGTGTCATCCCCGACGACCACCGAACCGGCCAACCCGACTTGCGCAATCAGCAGGCAGCGCTTGCCGATCAGGCAGTTGTGCGCGACTTGCACGAGGTTGTCGATTTTCGTGCCCGCGCCCACAACCGTGCGCCCGAATGTCGCTCGATCGACGCACGAATTCGCGCCGATTTCCACGTCGTCTTCGATGACGGCAATGCCCTTTTGGGGAATCTTCACGTGTTCGTCGGCCGAGCGGAAGTAACCGTAGCCGTCACCGCCGATCGCCACGTTGAAGTGGCAAATCACGCGGTCGCCCAATCGGCAGCGATCTCCGACGCGGGTGCCGGAATGCAGGCGGCAATCCGCTCCGACGACAGCGTCGGCGCCGACATACACCTGCGGCATGATGACGCTGCGCGCGCCTACTTGCGCCCGCGGGCCGACGTACGCTCCGGCCATCACCGTAGCGGTCGGGTCGATGGTCGCGGAGGCGTCGCACAAGGCGCCGGTGTCGACGCCAGGAGCGAAGGTAGGTTCAGGCACGAAGACCGCGGCGGCCTGCATGGCAGCCAGTCGCGGTTCCGGCACGATGATCTGCGTGAGGTTCAGATCGGGGATTTCTTCGCTGACCAGGACAGCGGCCGGCGTGCGGTCAGCTACCGCCGCCAAGTATCGTGTGTCGTCGACGAAAGTGATTTCGTCCTCGCGCACGTCGTCGACCTGCGCGATACCGGTCACTTCCACTTCGCCGTCGCCGCAAAGCCGCCCACCGAGCAGCGTAGCCAACTCGTGCAACTTCATTGCACGTTCCTTATTGGTTCATACGGCGGACGACCTCGTCGGTCAGGTCGACCGAGCTTGAACCGTACAGCACGACCGAGCCTTCGGTCATGACGTCTTCGACTTTAAGCAGTACGAGATCGAAGCCTTTTTCACCGGCGATTTTTTCGGCGACGCCTTTTACTTTGGCGATGACGGTGCGGAAGTTTTCGAGTTTGAACGCCTCGAGGTCCATCTGCGCCTTGTACCCGCCTTGCTGCAGTTTCCCTAACATTTGCTGCAATTCCTGCTGCTTTTGGCCCTTGGCTTCGTCGGTTAGCGCGTCTTTGGTCTTCTCGTAGCTGTCGCGCAGTGCCACGAATTCGAGTTCCATTTTCTTCAACTTGATTTTCGCTTCGCTTTGCCGCGCCTCGATATCCCGGCTGATCTGCTGCCCCTGGGAAGTCAGTTCGAGAACGCGCTGCAAATCGACGAAACCCACCTTACCGGCCCACGCCGGCGTGGCCACGGCCACCGCGAGCAGGCAGACGGAGACAATAATCCATTTTCGCATGTGCGAGACTCCTTTCGACTAGAAGAAGGTGCCGATACCAAACTCGAACACCTGATTCTCTTCGTCATCGCGTTTATACAGCGGGAAACCCCATTCAAAGCGCAACGGTCCGATTGGACTGATCCATCGGACACCAAACCCCCAGCTTTGACGGAGATCCCGAAAATCATACCAGTCTTCTTCCACAAAAGCATTGCCCACGTCGTAGAACAACACGCCCTTGATGCCGATCTGCTTGATGATCGGAATGAGCAGCTCAATGTTGCCCTGCAGGTATTTGTTGCCGCCGATGACGCTTTCCACTTCGGCGGTTGTCGTGGCCGGATTGGCCAGGTTGCGCGGGATGACGCTGGTTTCCCGCGGGCCCAAGCTGCGCGAGAAGAAGCCGCGCACGCTGTTGAGGCCGCCGAGGAAGTAACGCTCGGTCACCGGCAAACGTCCGGAATCGAGGTTGTCGGCGTATCCCGCCTCGCCGTTGACCATGATCGCAATGCCCCACACAACCGGCACGTAGCGCCGGCCCATGGCGGTGTATTTGAGGAAGTTCAGATCGCCGCCGAATGATTCGCTGGCCCATTCGGTGGAGAATGAGAGCCGCGAGCCGTCGGTCGGATCGAAAGGATGGTTGACGGTATCGCGCTGCAACGTGCCGCGGGCACTTGTGGTCGTTTTGCGGCCTTCTTGCAGCGTCAAGAACAAAGACGCGTTACTGGCGACGTTGCGGATATCGACATCTTGGTAGGTGTAGGCCAAGTGCGCCTGGATATCCAGATACAAGGGGCGACCGAGGCTGACAATCGCCGCCTTGTCCAGCCGCTGGAACGAGAAGTAATCGCGGTCGGTGTAGTTAAGTGAAAGGCCGAAGATCCAGCGCGTATCCAGCAGGTACGGTTCGCGGAAACGGATGGTGCCGTTCGTGCGATATTGACCGAGTTCGCCTTGCAGCGAGAACTTCCAGCCGTAGCCGAACAAGTTGTTGTGGCTGATCTGCGCCGTGCCGACAAAATTCTCCAAACTCGAGAAGCCTACGCCGATGATGAACTGCCCCTGCATCTTCTCAGCAACTTCAATGACCACGACCACCAAGTCCTCGCGGCTGCCGCGTTTCCATTTGACGGATACTTCGTCGAAGTAGCCCCGCCGCATCAGCAGCGCCTTGGATGCGCGGATGCCCGGACCGGAAAAGAGGTCACCTTCCTTAATAAAGAGCTCGCGGCGGAGAACCTTATCGCGCGTGCGGTCGTTGCCTAGTATTTCGATTCGCTCAATGTAGGCGAGTTTGCCCTTGTTTACCGTGAACTTGATGCGCACGCGGCGGGTCTGCGGATCGGGTTCGACGCCGGGCTCGATGTCGGCGAATGCGTAGCCAACGTCGGTGTAGCGGTTCTTCAATTTGTCGAGGGATTTGTCGAATTCCCCGCGGTTGAAGACCTCGCCGACCTCTACGCTGATCAGTTCCATCAGGTCTTCTTTTTTGAACAGCAGTTCGCCTTCGATGTCGACGCTTTCCACGTAGTACTGCGGCCCCTCGTTGATCGCCACCGACACGTACATCCAGCGTCGATCGGCCGACAGCGAGACGACCGGCTGCCCGATTTGTACGAAGTAACCCGCGTTCGCGTAATACATGCGCAGCAGTTGCAGATCCTGCGCAAACATGGTTTCGCGGTAGACGCCGCTGTTGCCCATGAAGCTGAACACATGCCCCTGCTTGGTCTGCAGCACTTTGCGCAGTTCCTCGTCGGTGAAGGCGTTGTTACCGACGAAATCGATGCGCTTCAAGAAGATTTTGCGGTATTCCGTAATACGAATGACGACCTTGACGCGGTTGTTCGGCAAGGGCTCGATTTCGTAGCCGATATCGACCATGAAAAAGCCCTCGGCCTCGTAAAGCTGCCGCACGCGTTCGATGTTTTCTTTGATTTTCGCGATCGACAGAATCGTGTTCGGTTTGAGATCGACAATTTCTTCGATCTTGTCGTCCTTGACCTTGTCGTTGCCCTCGAACACGAACTCCTTAACCGCCGGTTTTTCCTCGACGACGATCACCATCGTCTTCCCGCGGGGAGCGTCTTCGAGTTCGATGCGCACGTCGGCGAAAAATCCGAGTTCAAATATGGCCCGCAAATCCGCGTCGATGGTCATGGAGTCGAGCAGGTCGCCGGGGCGGGTTTCGAGGGCCGCAAGTATGGCGTCGTCTTCGATACGTTTGCTTCCCTCGATGCGAATGTCGGTGATGATCTCCGTCGTCGTCTGCGCCACGGCCGCCGAGGCGAGCCCGCAAACGAATAGGACCAAAATCAGGGCGAAACGAACCTTCACGACGCCTCCTCAAGTCGGCCGTCGGTCAAACGACACACCCGCGGCAGTCGTCCGGCCAAACGCTCGTTGTGAGTCACGACGATGAAACTCGCCTGCCAGATTTCATTTATTTTGAACATAAGGTCCCATAATTTCTCGCCCGTGGCGATATCGAGGTTGCCGGTAGGTTCATCGGCCAGGATGAGTTGCGGTTCCATCACCAGGGCGCGGGCGAAAGCGACACGCTGCTGCTCGCCGCCGGAGAGTTCGCCCGGCTTATGGGCCAAGCGGTCTCCGAGGCCCAGTTTTTCCAATTTTTCGGTGGCGCGATCGGCGGCGGCTTTGCGATCCAAGCCCGCAATCAACGCCGGCATCATGGTGTTTTCCAGGGAATCGAATTCCGGAATCAGTCCGTGGAATTGGAACACGAAGCCGATGGACCGATTGCGGAACGCGGAAAGAGCGGCGTCGGTTTTGTATGGACGCGGCCGGGCCGGCGCCGGTTCACTGGTGGTGTCTGTCTTCCCGTGCGGGAGGGTACTGTCGTTGTCCGCCGAGCCGTTCACCAGCCGGTCGTCAAAATAGACTTGGCCGGAGGTCGGGTGTTCCAGTCCTCCGATTACGTAGAGCAAGGTCGATTTTCCGGCGCCGGACTCCCCGACCACGGCGAGCATGTCGCCCTGCGGCATGTTTAGATTCACGCCGCGCAACACTTCGATCGGCGCACCGACATCGAAGTAGGTTTTGGTCAGGTTTTTGGTTTCCAGCAATGCCATCGTCGTCCTTATTCATACCGAAGGGTGCGAACCGGATCCAACCGTGCCGCCACCCGGGCGGGAATCCACGTTGCCACAAAAATGAAGCCCAACGAGAAAACCAGAATCATCGCCAGATCCGACACGCGCAGCGTCATCGGCAGAGTGTCGATAAAATACACGGTGGGATCGATTTTCACAATCTTGTGTTCGATTTGCAGCCAACACATAAACAACCCTATGCCGGTTCCCAAAACGCTGCCCAGCAACCCCAGGAACATCCCCTGCACCATGACGATGGCGCGAATCTGCCGGGCTGAAGCGCCCATCGCCCGCAGCATGGCGATACTCTTCTGCTTGTCCATCACAACCATGTAGAGCACCGAGAAAATGTTCAGCGAGGCCACGAACACAATGAGGCCCAGCAAGACGAACATGACGAGTTTTTCCAGCTTGAGCGCCGAAAACAGGCTGCGGTTCATATCCTGCCAGGTTTTTGCCCAGAAGGGCCAGCCCAGGTCGGCGCGAATGCGGTCGGCCACGACCTGCGCGTTCCAGATGTCGTCTAGGCGCAGTTCGATGCCGGTCACCGTGTCGCCGTAGTCGAAGAACTTCTGCGCCTCGGCCAAGTCGATATACGCGAATTTCGTATCGAAATCGTAAAATCCCGTCGCGAATTCGCCGACGATCACAAATTTGGTCGTTTTAGGCACGACGCCGAACGGGCCGATATCACCAATCGGGTTGACGACGTTCAATTCTTCCTTGTCGAAGACCCGCAGCGTCGCGGCCAAATCCCGGCCCAGAATGATACCCGGATACTTGCGGTCGCTGTTTTCGGAGCCCGGCATCGTCAAGGGCGAGTGCTTTTCGTGTAGTTCCTCGAGCGAGCCGGACTGCATGCTTTTGGCGATGTTGTTCACGCCGCTGGCGGATTCGGAATCGATACCCCTTAAAATCACACCGGTGGCGCGGTCGGCCGTGTTGGCCATCACCTCCCCGATGACAAACGGCGTCGCGGCCTTTACGCCCTCGATCTGCAGGATTTTCTTTGTTGTTTCGCGCCAGTCTTCGATGCGCCCGTTGTGCGACAAGACCACGGTGTGGCTTAAGGTGCCGAGGATTTGCTCGGTCACGTCGTCTTGAAAGCCGGTAATTACAGACAGCACGACGATAAGCGTCGCCACGCCGACCGCCACGCCGATAAGCGCAATCAGGCTAATGATCGAAAGCGCCACTTGGCGGCGTTTCGGTCGCAGAAATCGCAAACCGACAAAGCGCGAAAATCTCATCGCCTCAGGACTGTTCCTTTCTCAAGAGCGGAAATAGGATCACGTCCCGAATGCTGGGTTGATCGGTAAGCAGCATGACCAGTCGGTCGATCCCGATCCCCTCCCCCGCCGTGGGCGGAAGTCCGTATTCAAGCGCGCGAATGTAATCGCCGTCGTATTCGTGGGCTTCCTCGTCGCCCGCTTGTTTCGCGGCCAACTGATCCAAGAAGCGCTGCCGTTGATCTTCTGGGTCGGCCAACTCGTTGAAACCGTTGGCGATTTCTCGCCCGTAGATGAACAACTCGAAACGATCGACAACCTCCGGGTTCTCGTCATTCCGCCGTGCCAGCGGGCTGATTTCGGTCGGATAATGGTAGATGAAAGTGGGTTGAATCAGCCGATCTTCAACCTTCGCCTCGAATATCGCGTTCAGGAGACGCCCGGCGCTTGGCCGGCCTTCGATTATGATCTCGTGCCGCGCGCAGAATTCCTGCATGCGCTCCATGTTCTGCAGGTCCGCCTCGGTCAGGTCGGTGAACTGCGTTACGGAGTCGGCCATGGTCAGTCGCCGCCAAGGGCGTTCCAGCTTGATCGTCTGCCCCTGATAGGGGAACTCAATAGCGCCGTAAATGCTTTCACTCAGGAAGCAAAACAGTTCTTCGGTGAGTTCCATGAGCTTTTCGTAGGTAGTATAGGCCTCGTAGAACTCCAGCATCGTGAACTCGGGATTGTGCTTGATGCTGATGCCTTCGTTGCGGAAGTTGCGGTTGATTTCGTAGACCCGCTCGAAGCCGCCGACGACCAATCGCTTCAAATAGAGTTCAGGCGCGATGCGCATAAACAGTTCCATGTCCAGCGCGTTGTGGTGCGTGGTGAACGGCCTGGCGTTGGCTCCGCCCGCCAGGGGTTGCAGCATGGGCGTCTCGACTTCGATGAAATCACGCTCGGCGAAAAACACCCGCACGAGCCGCACGATCTCACTGCGAGCACGAAACACTTCGACGACGTCGGGGTTGGCAATTAAATCGACGTAGCGCTGCCGATACCGGGTTTCCTGGTCCACAAGACCGTGCCACTTTTCGGGCAGCGGGCGCAGCGCCTTGGACAGCAGCGCGCAATCCTCCGCGGCCACCGACAGTTCGCCCGTCCGCGTTTTCGCCACCCGCCCCTCAAACCAGAAAAAGTCGCCTATGTCTGCGCTTTTCTTGAATAATTTATGATTTTCGGGGCCCACTATCTTCTTGATCAGCAAGGCTTGGACACGGCCTGAGCAGTCGTACACGTCGGCGAAAACCGCGTTGCCGAAATCGCGGATGGCCTTGATGCGGCCGGCGATCGACACACGCGCGCCTGCTTCCTCGAGCTCCTCGGCGCTCATTTCGCCGAATAGCTGGTGCAACTCCCCGGCGCCATGGCTTACCGGGCGAGTCGTGGGAAACGGATTGATTCCCATCTCGCGCAGGGCCGCTAGTTTTTCGCGGCGCTGCTCGATGATCTTGTTAGTATCTTCGGGCATTTTTCCTCTCGTTTCAGCCATTCGGAAAAACGCGTCACCCTATGTTTTTTCGCGCTATCCTGTCAAGCGATCACTGCCGAAGTGAAAACAAATAGGCTTCGATAAAGCGGTCGAGATCGCCATCGAGAACGGCGTCGACATTTCCGGTTTCCACGGCGGTACGCAGGTCTTTGGCCATACGGTACGGATGCAGCACATACGAGCGAATCTGGCTCCCCCAACCGATCTCTTTTTTGTCGGCATTCAAAGCGGCGATTTCGTCTTGTTTTTTCTGTAGTTCCAGTTGGTAAAGGCGGGCGCGCAACAGCTTGAAAGCGGTCGCCTTGTTGCGGTGCTGGCTGCGCTCATTCTGGCACTGAACGACAATCCCGGTCGGGAAGTGCGTGATCCGTACGGCGCTGCTGGTCTTGTTGACGTGCTGCCCCCCGGCTCCGCTGGCTCGATAGGTGTCGATGCGAAGGTCTTTCTCGTCGACCTCGATTTCGACCTCGTCCTCGATATCCGGGTACACGAAAACGCTGGCAAACGAGGTGTGTCGGCGGCTGCTGGCATCGAAAGGACTGATGCGCACCAAGCGGTGAATGCCGATTTCCGCCTTCAGCAGGCCGTAGACATTTTTGCCTTTGATTTCAAGGGTGACGCTTTTCAGACCCGCCTCATCGCCGGGTTGATAATCGATTTCCTCCACGTCGAAACCGCGCCGTTCGGCGTACCGCAGGTACATGCGCAGCAACATCGACGCCCAATCGGCGGCTTCGGTGCCCCCGGCGCCGGAGTGGATCTCCATGATCGCGTCGGCGCTGTCGGCCTCTTCGGAGAAAAGCATCTCCAGTTCCATGTTACTCAGGGTTTTTTCGACCTTTTTCACCTTGCCGGGCACTTCGGCGGCTAAGTCGTCGTCTTGGGCTTCTTGCGCAAGTTCGAAAGTGACTTCCATTTCTTCGACGGCGGATTCGAGCCCGCGCCATTCGGCGAGTTCTTTTTCCAGGTCACTTTTTTCTTTGAGAAACGGACGGGTGGCTTCGTTGTTGTCCCAGAATCCGGGGGCAGCGATTTGTTCTACTAGTTGGCCGAGGCGGTCGCGCTTGGCGGCCAGATCAAAGATACCCCCGAAGTTCTTCAAGTTTTTCGCGTGCTTCCGAGATGCGCTCGGCAAAATCTTCCAACATCGTTATTTCTCCTTGCGGTCGCGCAGTCGGCGCGCCACTACGAATATCAAGAGACCAAGATAGATGACAATGCACAAGTAAGGGAAAAGATTTCCTGTGCGTTGATAG
The DNA window shown above is from Candidatus Lernaella stagnicola and carries:
- the lpxA gene encoding acyl-ACP--UDP-N-acetylglucosamine O-acyltransferase, which produces MNVALIHPTAIIDPKAELGEGVQVGPFCVIEADTVVGAGSRLESHAVIRRWTTVGQNNVVKAGTVLGGDPQHLSYRGEKTELVIGNDNWFGEYATMHRATSPDTPTRIGDHNYFMAYSHVGHDCRVGNHVVLTNCAGLAGHCHIEDRVLLGGYSGAHQGVRIGTMAMLGGGALTGRDVCPYLVMQGAPAQPRGLNIIGMQRNGVDKAARRALQQMYRIIFLLPLSLPNAIDKVCAEVPLVPEVERFLDFIAASERGIARRKER
- the lpxD gene encoding UDP-3-O-(3-hydroxymyristoyl)glucosamine N-acyltransferase, encoding MKLHELATLLGGRLCGDGEVEVTGIAQVDDVREDEITFVDDTRYLAAVADRTPAAVLVSEEIPDLNLTQIIVPEPRLAAMQAAAVFVPEPTFAPGVDTGALCDASATIDPTATVMAGAYVGPRAQVGARSVIMPQVYVGADAVVGADCRLHSGTRVGDRCRLGDRVICHFNVAIGGDGYGYFRSADEHVKIPQKGIAVIEDDVEIGANSCVDRATFGRTVVGAGTKIDNLVQVAHNCLIGKRCLLIAQVGLAGSVVVGDDTILAGRVAVVPHGRIGKGCVVGPLSGVTKDLPDGSVVAGMPAKNHMDWKRELAALTKMPTALKTLKRLERRVDELEGK
- a CDS encoding Gfo/Idh/MocA family oxidoreductase, with translation MTQTPEKIRAGVVGVGHMGRYHVVAYSELFKVEVIGVCDTDPEKAEATAAPFNYPWFTDYRNLFGKVDVVSIAVPTELHFAVAKDFLEHDIHVLLEKPVTPTLAEAEQLFELAAKRNLALHIGHVERFNGALQEMKKIISNPFLVESRRIGPWTGRSVQTGVVMDLMIHDIDIVLNLVDKPVADLHVMGRKVRSDYEDIVSLHIDFENGAMGSLLASRVSEEKIRTLDVQQRDAYIHLDYATQDIQIHRGASSSYQIMSNSLNYRQESVIERLFVHRGNPLKHEIQHFLDNAMANGDRLISVDKELRSLKVALKVLEKIRDA
- the lpxI gene encoding UDP-2,3-diacylglucosamine diphosphatase LpxI (LpxI, functionally equivalent to LpxH, replaces it in LPS biosynthesis in a minority of bacteria.) — its product is MATKAPLGILAGAGKMPLMAAKTVRAAGRPVVAVQFAETGQKKLGRYCDQCVTLSVGHAGAMLDYFTQHGVKEILLIGKVDKQLNFADIEFDAAALTMLARLPDRQDSSLFGVIADELKSRGMRVAKQTIILADLLVPEGHLAGPTPGDKVARDIALGFEVATAVAGYDIGQAVAVKAGTVIAVEAFEHTDACVRRAGKLAGRGLTVCKVSRPKQDPRFDVPTIGPSTISTLARVGATALAVEAGAVLLLEPEKVYAAADAHAISLVGVSQS
- the bamA gene encoding outer membrane protein assembly factor BamA produces the protein MKVRFALILVLFVCGLASAAVAQTTTEIITDIRIEGSKRIEDDAILAALETRPGDLLDSMTIDADLRAIFELGFFADVRIELEDAPRGKTMVIVVEEKPAVKEFVFEGNDKVKDDKIEEIVDLKPNTILSIAKIKENIERVRQLYEAEGFFMVDIGYEIEPLPNNRVKVVIRITEYRKIFLKRIDFVGNNAFTDEELRKVLQTKQGHVFSFMGNSGVYRETMFAQDLQLLRMYYANAGYFVQIGQPVVSLSADRRWMYVSVAINEGPQYYVESVDIEGELLFKKEDLMELISVEVGEVFNRGEFDKSLDKLKNRYTDVGYAFADIEPGVEPDPQTRRVRIKFTVNKGKLAYIERIEILGNDRTRDKVLRRELFIKEGDLFSGPGIRASKALLMRRGYFDEVSVKWKRGSREDLVVVVIEVAEKMQGQFIIGVGFSSLENFVGTAQISHNNLFGYGWKFSLQGELGQYRTNGTIRFREPYLLDTRWIFGLSLNYTDRDYFSFQRLDKAAIVSLGRPLYLDIQAHLAYTYQDVDIRNVASNASLFLTLQEGRKTTTSARGTLQRDTVNHPFDPTDGSRLSFSTEWASESFGGDLNFLKYTAMGRRYVPVVWGIAIMVNGEAGYADNLDSGRLPVTERYFLGGLNSVRGFFSRSLGPRETSVIPRNLANPATTTAEVESVIGGNKYLQGNIELLIPIIKQIGIKGVLFYDVGNAFVEEDWYDFRDLRQSWGFGVRWISPIGPLRFEWGFPLYKRDDEENQVFEFGIGTFF
- a CDS encoding OmpH family outer membrane protein encodes the protein MRKWIIVSVCLLAVAVATPAWAGKVGFVDLQRVLELTSQGQQISRDIEARQSEAKIKLKKMELEFVALRDSYEKTKDALTDEAKGQKQQELQQMLGKLQQGGYKAQMDLEAFKLENFRTVIAKVKGVAEKIAGEKGFDLVLLKVEDVMTEGSVVLYGSSSVDLTDEVVRRMNQ